From a single Eremothecium sinecaudum strain ATCC 58844 chromosome III, complete sequence genomic region:
- a CDS encoding HCL325Cp (Syntenic homolog of Ashbya gossypii AAR154W; Syntenic homolog of Saccharomyces cerevisiae YBR214W (SDS24) and YGL056C (SDS23)), translated as MSEKHQVSNGAATIGASPGQRHASIVEMLSTPPPPANVLGGWTPLVEEQQANSQHHQQSNQQNQQLKYNYLSATSSQERLRSRQNSISSSESQVSSTTACLTNIHVQWQNIELSQLVEQNKLVYVNAEVSVEEAFNKLVEHNLTSVPVERFPGDMECVTFDYNDLNSYLLLVLGKISVDDVEVTKKCQSGQPVPVGRIVMLTPKNPFHKVPENENLSTVMGILGSGVHRVAITDPQGTTVRGILSQRRLVRYLWDNARLFSNLDTLLNSSLQCLGIGVLDRHMPPTSRQSRVISVLDHEPLVMALYKMHKERISSIAVINSQGMLLGNISVADVRHVTHTSQYPLLHNTCRHFISVILNNRGLEMGKDSFPIFHVYPTSSLARTIAKLVATKAHRLWIVQPAEQTLPTPLSASSSGEALEFSPRNIAPASGTSPVLAAQVGSLEPEFGKGYLVGVVSLTDILSLLARKHTENKQVDPLSARRQRGIPR; from the coding sequence ATGAGCGAGAAACATCAGGTGTCAAATGGTGCTGCTACAATTGGAGCGTCACCGGGTCAGCGCCACGCGTCTATAGTTGAGATGTTATCAACCCCTCCTCCCCCTGCTAATGTGTTGGGAGGGTGGACGCCCTTAGTTGAGGAACAACAAGCAAATAGTCAACACCATCAGCAAAGTAATCAGCAGAACCAGCAACTAAAATATAATTATCTATCGGCTACTTCATCGCAAGAAAGACTGCGATCTCGCCAGAATAGtatttcatcttcagaaTCGCAAGTATCTTCAACAACAGCTTGTTTAACTAATATACACGTGCAATGGCAAAATATAGAGCTATCGCAACTTGTTGAGCAGAATAAACTGGTATACGTGAATGCGGAAGTATCAGTAGAAGAGGCATTTAATAAGCTTGTGGAACATAACTTGACGTCTGTGCCTGTAGAGCGTTTTCCAGGTGATATGGAGTGTGTTACATTTGATTACAATGATCTAAATTCGTACTTGTTGCTGGTGCTTGGGAAGATCAGTGTTGACGATGTGGAGGTCACGAAGAAGTGCCAGTCGGGCCAGCCTGTTCCGGTGGGCCGTATTGTAATGCTAACGCCTAAGAATCCGTTCCACAAGGTTCCTGAAAACGAGAACTTGTCTACGGTTATGGGGATTTTGGGATCAGGCGTCCACCGTGTAGCTATAACGGACCCGCAGGGGACCACGGTGCGTGGCATCCTGTCGCAGCGCCGTCTTGTGCGTTACCTCTGGGATAATGCGCGGCTATTTAGCAACCTCGATACGCTGCTCAACTCATCTCTTCAGTGTCTCGGCATTGGCGTATTAGACCGCCACATGCCACCGACCTCTCGACAGTCCCGTGTGATATCTGTTTTAGACCACGAGCCGCTTGTTATGGCTCTTTACAAGATGCATAAAGAGCGCATCTCGTCTATCGCTGTCATCAATAGCCAGGGCATGCTACTGGGAAATATTTCAGTAGCAGATGTAAGGCACGTGACCCACACGTCGCAATATCCGTTGCTGCACAACACATGCAGGCATTTTATCAGTGTTATATTAAACAACCGAGGTTTGGAGATGGGTAAGGACTCCTTCCCCATTTTCCACGTGTATCCTACGTCCTCGTTAGCGCGCACAATTGCGAAGCTTGTGGCAACCAAGGCACATAGATTGTGGATAGTACAACCTGCTGAGCAAACGCTCCCAACACCTTTGAGTGCCTCTTCTTCAGGTGAGGCCCTTGAATTCAGTCCCAGAAATATAGCACCTGCGTCTGGAACTTCTCCTGTGCTTGCAGCACAAGTTGGCAGTCTGGAACCCGAATTTGGCAAAGGCTACCTTGTTGGTGTGGTCTCACTAACAGACATATTAAGTTTACTAGCTCGCAAGCATACAGAGAATAAGCAGGTGGACCCCCTTTCTGCTAGAAGACAGAGGGGAATACCCAGATAA
- the OLE1 gene encoding stearoyl-CoA 9-desaturase (Syntenic homolog of Ashbya gossypii AAR153C; Syntenic homolog of Saccharomyces cerevisiae YGL055W (OLE1)), giving the protein MEQIDLVGANKIAAGANKDTVRVVNGLGSLMGTRDMATVRFESRNVESLLEHDEKEKARWKHQKHISEQPWTLNNWHMHLNWLNMVLVVGIPATGWFMALTDKVPLSLRVFLFSLFYYMVGGLSITAGYHRLWSHKAYSARWPLRLFFAIFGASSVQGSIKWWGHSHRVHHRYTDTPRDPYDARRGLWYSHMGWMLLHPNPRWSARADISDLLDDWVVRFQHRHYIGLMAFFGFVFPAIVCHYLYGDFWGGFVYGGVLRVFVIQQATFCINSLAHYLGTQPFDDGRTPRDNWVTALLTFGEGYHNFHHEFPTDYRNAIKWYQYDPTKVLIYLTSLVGLSYNLKKFSQNAIQQGLIQQKQKKLDRERAKLNWGTPLSKLPVWDKTEFLQQTKENAGLVVISGIVHDVSGYITEHPGGETLIRASLGKDATKAFNGGVYLHSNAAHNVLATMRVAVVREGQDAASKFAARRGEIYEKKAAHMS; this is encoded by the coding sequence ATGGAGCAAATTGATTTGGTAGGCGCAAATAAAATTGCCGCCGGTGCTAATAAAGATACTGTGAGGGTGGTAAATGGTTTGGGTTCTTTAATGGGTACAAGGGATATGGCTACTGTGCGCTTTGAGTCCAGAAATGTTGAGTCGTTGTTGGAACACGATGAAAAAGAGAAAGCGCGCTGGAAACACCAGAAGCATATTTCCGAGCAGCCATGGACTTTGAATAACTGGCATATGCATTTGAATTGGTTGAATATGGTTTTAGTGGTTGGTATACCTGCCACGGGTTGGTTCATGGCATTAACCGATAAAGTCCCATTGAGTTTGAGAGTTTTCTTGTTTTCGTTGTTTTACTACATGGTTGGCGGTCTTAGTATCACAGCCGGGTATCACAGGTTGTGGTCCCACAAGGCCTACAGTGCGAGATGGCCCTTGCGTTTGTTCTTTGCGATTTTCGGTGCCTCGTCCGTTCAAGGTTCTATAAAGTGGTGGGGCCACTCCCACCGTGTCCACCACAGATACACGGATACTCCAAGGGACCCATACGATGCCAGACGTGGGTTGTGGTACTCGCATATGGGTTGGATGTTGTTGCACCCTAACCCCAGATGGAGTGCTCGTGCGGACATTTCGGACTTGTTGGATGATTGGGTTGTTCGTTTCCAGCACAGGCACTACATTGGTTTGATGGCTTTCTTTGGTTTTGTTTTCCCAGCTATTGTCTGCCACTACCTATACGGCGACTTCTGGGGTGGATTTGTTTACGGTGGTGTTTTGAGGGTGTTTGTTATCCAACAGGCTACCTTCTGCATCAACTCTCTGGCCCATTACTTGGGTACTCAACCATTTGACGATGGCCGTACTCCTAGAGACAACTGGGTTACCGCTTTGCTTACATTTGGTGAGGGTTACCACAACTTCCATCACGAGTTCCCAACTGATTACCGTAACGCCATTAAATGGTACCAATATGACCCAACTAAGGTTTTAATTTACTTAACCTCTTTGGTTGGATTATCTTATAACTTGAAGAAGTTCTCCCAGAACGCTATCCAACAGGGTTTGATTCAACAAAAGCAAAAGAAATTAGACAGAGAACGTGCTAAGTTGAACTGGGGTACTCCTCTATCTAAGCTACCTGTGTGGGACAAGACTGAATTTTTGCAGCAAACTAAGGAAAATGCTGGGTTGGTTGTGATATCCGGTATTGTGCACGATGTGTCAGGTTATATTACCGAACACCCTGGTGGAGAGACTTTGATTAGAGCTTCGCTGGGTAAGGATGCCACGAAGGCATTCAACGGAGGTGTTTACTTGCATTCGAATGCTGCACATAATGTCTTGGCTACAATGAGAGTTGCTGTGGTTAGGGAAGGTCAAGATGCGGCTTCAAAATTTGCCGCTAGACGTGGTGAGATCTACGAAAAGAAAGCCGCTCATATGAGCTAG
- the MET8 gene encoding bifunctional precorrin-2 dehydrogenase/sirohydrochlorin ferrochelatase MET8 (Syntenic homolog of Ashbya gossypii AAR152W; Syntenic homolog of Saccharomyces cerevisiae YBR213W (MET8)): MLSLQLAHQLVNKHVLLVGCGNVGMTRVLKLIPTGCKLTIVSPSYEKELNEFLPKSSDGSNVELPEDFINHDWTPEIGQIYRLLHREFQDSDIKLHRFEIVLTCIPNETLSTHIYKLCKLGDGAGVLCNVADVPTRCDFYFGSNCLLGNNGLQVMISSNGVSPTLTTLLKQDIVDKYGDLDWDEMCRRLGNLRAKVRELSSQMTGTSKAEVIKYRMEWVKKVTSTFGISGCSKMNVDKLCSLFETMALQGPGKTSLDFPETLKDDYTSLA, encoded by the coding sequence ATGCTTTCATTACAATTAGCTCACCAGTTGGTGAACAAACATGTATTACTTGTTGGATGTGGAAACGTAGGAATGACTAGGGTACTGAAGCTTATCCCGACCGGTTGTAAGCTAACAATAGTTTCCCCTTCGTACGAAAAAGAACTCAATGAATTTCTGCCTAAGTCCAGTGATGGAAGTAATGTAGAACTTCCCGAGGATTTTATTAACCACGACTGGACCCCTGAGATCGGCCAGATCTACCGTTTGCTTCACAGGGAGTTTCAGGACTCTGACATCAAACTACATAGATTTGAAATCGTTTTAACCTGCATTCCAAATGAAACCCTAAGTACTCATATTTACAAATTGTGCAAACTTGGAGACGGTGCAGGTGTGCTCTGCAACGTGGCTGACGTTCCCACTCGATGCGATTTCTATTTTGGAAGCAACTGCCTGCTAGGAAATAATGGATTGCAGGTGATGATTTCGTCGAATGGGGTTTCTCCAACGCTGACTACATTATTAAAACAGGATATCGTCGACAAATACGGTGACCTAGATTGGGATGAGATGTGCCGGAGGTTGGGCAACTTGAGGGCAAAAGTTCGTGAACTAAGTTCACAGATGACTGGAACCTCCAAAGCGGAAGTCATCAAGTACAGAATGGAGTGGGTTAAAAAGGTCACCAGTACCTTCGGGATATCTGGATGTAGCAAAATGAACGTTGATAAACTATGTTCTTTATTTGAAACAATGGCCCTCCAGGGACCAGGTAAAACGTCTCTAGACTTTCCAGAAACGCTAAAAGATGATTATACAAGCTTAGCTTAG
- the VPS62 gene encoding Vps62p (Syntenic homolog of Ashbya gossypii AFR324W; Syntenic homolog of Saccharomyces cerevisiae YGR141W (VPS62) and YPR157W (TDA6)) translates to MKCPRVLLLILTSWLLAFTQLVSSASILPPDFNAETKEDYLSKAARQLDLFALALGNKSPKPPDQLSSSERTLKDGEIPQYVVDHCPLLHLYSEETYLPGDIADFVKNVEIRNSNGDLLKEGPLDIEVDFAEFTGKISQEVYLTSLSDFDKDPPWILGHRPDYGTGFIAKAPAILIVADKGNGWVDAFWFYFYPFNLGPFITGIGPWGSHLGDWEHSLVRFLNGKPQYIWMSAHGGGSSYLYNAIEKKDHWKVVDGKIQKSVIKRPLIFSARGTHANYASMGQHAHDVPFFFSPLSDFTDRGPFWDPSMNFYGYTYNGTDVTPSSDRERKLGTDWLYYEGHWGDKQLPHSDPRQLWFLMLWKYIDGPSGPLRKNLGRSILCERSKWWNFWHGCSIRHTIKSGEGLDAERNDLVGDNCGVALYKVRPKLLRSLLRIITWRGVFCFIMDYYTG, encoded by the coding sequence ATGAAATGCCCAAGGGTACTGCTGTTGATCCTAACTTCGTGGTTGCTTGCTTTCACCCAGCTTGTCTCCTCGGCCTCTATATTACCTCCCGATTTTAATGCTGAAACAAAAGAAGATTACCTTTCAAAAGCTGCTAGACAGCTTGACTTGTTTGCATTAGCTTTAGGCAACAAGTCGCCTAAGCCTCCGGACCAATTATCATCTTCTGAACGAACGCTTAAAGATGGTGAAATTCCACAATATGTTGTTGATCACTGTCCTTTGCTACATCTATACAGTGAGGAAACCTACTTGCCAGGAGATATTGCGgattttgtaaaaaatGTTGAAATTCGTAACAGCAATGGTGATCTACTAAAAGAAGGACCACTTGATATAGAGGTTGACTTTGCGGAATTTACGGGGAAAATAAGCCAAGAAGTCTACTTAACGTCACTAAGCGATTTCGATAAAGACCCTCCATGGATATTGGGACACCGACCAGACTATGGTACGGGTTTCATTGCCAAGGCCCCGGCTATTCTAATAGTAGCCGATAAGGGGAATGGGTGGGTTGACGCCTTTTGGTTCTACTTTTATCCCTTTAACCTGGGACCATTTATAACAGGTATCGGCCCCTGGGGAAGTCACCTTGGCGACTGGGAACATTCACTGGTACGATTTTTGAATGGAAAACCACAATACATTTGGATGAGCGCCCATGGAGGTGGGAGTAGCTATTTATACAATGCGATAGAAAAGAAGGACCACTGGAAAGTAGTAGATGGGAAAATACAAAAGAGTGTTATAAAACGACCTCTAATATTTAGTGCTAGAGGCACTCACGCTAATTACGCATCTATGGGTCAACATGCCCATGATGTTCCCTTTTTTTTTAGTCCGTTAAGTGACTTTACTGATAGAGGCCCATTCTGGGACCCCTCGATGAATTTCTACGGATATACATATAACGGCACAGATGTAACACCCTCTAGTGATCGCGAGCGTAAACTTGGGACCGATTGGCTATACTATGAAGGTCATTGGGGCGATAAACAATTACCACATAGTGATCCAAGACAATTGTGGTTCTTAATGCTATGGAAGTATATTGATGGGCCTTCGGGGCCATTAAGGAAGAACCTTGGGCGTAGTATACTTTGTGAGCGAAGCAAATGGTGGAATTTCTGGCACGGATGTTCAATTCGCCATACTATAAAAAGTGGAGAAGGTTTGGATGCTGAGCGTAACGATTTGGTTGGAGACAATTGTGGGGTTGCTTTGTATAAAGTGCGTCCAAAATTGCTTCGTTCATTATTACGAATAATTACATGGAGAGGAGTGTTCTGTTTTATAATGGACTACTATACAGGGTGA
- the CBF2 gene encoding Cbf2p (Syntenic homolog of Ashbya gossypii AFR323W; Syntenic homolog of Saccharomyces cerevisiae YGR140W (CBF2)), with translation MEPFLDKVLGRFSSRDAHRYKSYLKKYIDWCSTHGLVVNFDNSLKDRNVWGSVRRIHWFLQDIWRAKEIVSASEMKSMVNCFRLISEESLGEMGLDNWYMDNLTLLYEQSGNLNSAANAKTRFETVCVNIWNAVTPSLNEKYFKTCLDKVKWLLDFQLNYYLNASLEERRVWTLGDLEISDKDCVLVIRKQWAILVQDNPLYCPLFALAVYLHLRFYGVTKQYRGDGFPDLSENGNWHSFPIIRGKSLTKFPRMETMGNYYPAVFQYCQLPYKKRLYFQTRVDEPVFPSTEETVGDEESECFVQHVGRDFILGMNKYPIDSEWPAVDFSDDVLMMQLFPDIERYEKVANSQQIVAVMRLLRKVMFRGIPVLYNYFPSHDLFQHAMFQRPQFIAHLNAKDNINPMPVPLNLLVEGKNQLDSVYGSSMRSTSVGEEFAQNRHQEHHQLSTIKTENATDNSDLRKDTLQFVKDQTLSNFTILLQLLSRLFDKLETKRSSKQMIHSELETLHTTLKRKISSLDSIPTASTKETDENESVKRQKLAPSPNYGDDESDGEDDEDIDLEDLHSMVQQLVQRHVTQSTDYIIDKVRNEIRTEIRDIVKDEIVAHLSSASEAPQRKQSRRKSHIQDEMDTNSPQPDKDIIFMIDPNIDTIEAVVLEWFTPNPKYQDECIHSMNKKYGKTWRVASNQETLYKSRKIIVEFYIHLVNDLNIDRHKAVDHCEHMRGASMLSDFSLWLKKYKRTHNNKFPTITNNDQGQKYDST, from the coding sequence atggAACCGTTTCTGGATAAAGTGCTTGGGAGGTTCTCTTCTAGAGATGCACATCGGTACAAATCATATTTAAAGAAATACATTGATTGGTGTTCAACCCACGGCTTGGTTGTAAATTTTGATAATAGCTTAAAAGATCGTAATGTGTGGGGTAGTGTACGACGAATTCATTGGTTTTTACAGGATATATGGAGGGCGAAAGAGATAGTTAGCGCGAGTGAAATGAAGTCAATGGTTAATTGCTTCCGTCTTATTTCAGAAGAATCCTTGGGGGAAATGGGTCTAGATAATTGGTATATGGATAATTTAACTTTGCTATACGAACAAAGCGGTAATTTGAATAGCGCGGCTAATGCAAAAACTCGATTTGAAACGGTATGTGTTAATATATGGAATGCCGTAACCCCATCACTAAATGAGAAATATTTCAAAACATGTTTAGATAAGGTTAAATGGCTTTTAGATTTTCAGCTGAATTACTATTTAAATGCAAGTCTGGAGGAACGGCGGGTATGGACTCTTGGAGACTTGGAAATTAGCGATAAGGATTGTGTTTTGGTGATACGAAAACAGTGGGCTATATTGGTTCAAGATAATCCGCTCTACTGTCCTCTATTTGCCCTAGCGGTTTACTTACACTTGAGATTTTATGGTGTTACGAAACAATACCGCGGGGACGGATTTCCTGACCTTTCGGAAAACGGTAATTGGCATTCATTTCCCATCATCCGAGGCAAGTCTTTGACCAAATTTCCAAGGATGGAAACCATGGGTAATTATTATCCTGCTGTTTTCCAGTATTGTCAGCTTCCGTATAAGAAGCGGTTGTATTTTCAAACGCGTGTAGATGAGCCCGTGTTTCCATCAACCGAGGAAACCGTCGGAGATGAAGAGAGTGAGTGTTTTGTTCAACATGTTGGGCGAGACTTTATCTTGGGCATGAATAAGTATCCCATTGACAGCGAATGGCCAGCTGTGGATTTTTCCGATGATGTACTGATGATGCAGCTTTTTCCAGACATTGAGCGCTACGAAAAGGTAGCAAATTCACAACAGATCGTTGCTGTGATGCGCCTCTTGAGGAAAGTTATGTTTAGGGGCATTCCAGTGTTGTATAACTATTTTCCAAGCCATGATCTGTTCCAACATGCGATGTTTCAACGTCCGCAATTCATTGCTCATCTTAATGCAAAAGACAATATAAATCCAATGCCAGTACCATTGAACCTCCTAGTGGAGGGTAAAAACCAATTAGATAGTGTATATGGCTCCTCTATGCGCTCTACATCAGTAGGGGAAGAATTTGCTCAAAATCGTCATCAGGAACATCATCAGCTATCAACGATTAAAACTGAGAACGCGACAGATAACTCTGACCTGCGCAAAGATACCCTTCAGTTTGTGAAAGATCAAACCCTATCTAATTTCACCATTCTCCTACAATTATTATCAAGATTATTCGATAAGCTCGAGACAAAACGTTCCAGCAAACAGATGATTCATTCGGAACTGGAAACCCTGCATACCACGCTGAAAAGGAAAATAAGCTCCCTGGACAGTATTCCGACTGCGTCCACGAAAGAAACCGATGAGAATGAATCCGTCAAAAGACAGAAGCTCGCTCCCAGTCCCAACTACGGCGATGACGAATCTGACggtgaagatgatgaagatatAGACTTGGAAGACCTTCACAGTATGGTCCAACAGCTAGTACAGAGGCATGTCACACAATCAACGGACTATATTATAGACAAAGTTCGTAATGAAATTAGGACGGAAATTCGTGACATTGTAAAAGACGAAATCGTAGCTCATCTCAGCAGTGCTTCGGAGGCGCCTCAACGAAAGCAAAGCAGAAGAAAGTCGCACATTCAAGACGAAATGGACACTAACTCCCCTCAACCAGATAAAGACATTATTTTTATGATTGATCCTAATATAGATACAATTGAAGCTGTAGTTCTAGAATGGTTTACACCCAACCCCAAGTATCAGGATGAATGCATCCACTCAATGAATAAAAAATACGGTAAAACTTGGCGGGTTGCCTCAAATCAAGAAACACTGTACAAATCCCGTAAAATAATTGTGGAATTTTACATTCACCTTGTAAATGATTTAAACATAGATAGACACAAAGCGGTCGACCATTGCGAGCATATGAGAGGGGCCAGCATGCTATCTGATTTTAGTCTATGGCtaaaaaaatacaaaaGAACGCATAATAATAAGTTCCCTACTATTACGAACAATGACCAAGGGCAAAAATATGACTCTACGTAA
- the NCA2 gene encoding Nca2p (Syntenic homolog of Ashbya gossypii AFR321C; Syntenic homolog of Saccharomyces cerevisiae YPR155C (NCA2)): protein MIGNQFVVTELDSITHELELKLFSHLSSASGEYEYSTRGRELERENNLLQLVKHEVDTCVNSINDGKDKYVVRYDRIIAGLKALQRDDFTVERAAATQGESLMRNGITDYLNVLVYHTLVVKNLEKLPVLLADQLYYQQMAGSRWYNKLIFGLCEAPKKAASFIKENKWEELPAVLQRLVQVRKLQIVGIPLQKAWYSWDWYRLPVTVVEAEIAHKLNLLETQLNQEVANFGQLVHDFPRKHGDRLPTLSKFLGLDPDSSQLEVLCEVEKWDLVSQAPTPSRTIRYWPSLLLLLVGGPSAILNIWNSRYEIANFLKRNLFDFTRNLITNWIVEPIQKIWSTVRHDPNSSIALMSQGTLDAEVGSLQRMIVDFVREHESANTMDTESLLKEVEIGNLTRFLEIYEAQIRKPVRNIVKGDLIRSLLIQIQKGKVDSSIAIHGIDQLLKSQQLVFGIVSLSPALLLFAASWVSLDKLIRYRTIFSKQSYYRERVSMSLNNVERLLNYSSNIPEETVYYNIGLLTLEMAIVRQMGSKFLPQGRMTTWYRDIDDLVNARSLDRQGKLNVINRIYHIYGRYL from the coding sequence ATGATTGGTAACCAATTTGTTGTAACGGAACTTGACTCCATTACTCATGAATTGGAGTTGAAGTTGTTTTCACACCTTTCAAGCGCATCCGGTGAATATGAATATAGTACTAGAGGTCGAGAACTTGAAAGAGAAAACAACCTTCTTCAACTTGTGAAGCATGAAGTTGATACCTGTGTTAATTCAATTAATGATGGTAAAGATAAATATGTGGTGCGTTATGACAGGATTATCGCCGGTTTGAAGGCTTTACAGAGAGATGATTTTACAGTAGAAAGAGCTGCCGCAACACAAGGAGAGAGTCTTATGAGGAATGGAATTACAGACTATTTAAACGTACTTGTATATCATACTTTGGTTGTAAAAAACCTAGAAAAATTGCCTGTATTGTTGGCCGATCAATTGTATTACCAACAGATGGCTGGTTCCCGTTGGTACAATAAGTTGATATTCGGTCTATGCGAGGCGCCAAAGAAGGCTGCTAGCTTCATTAAAGAGAACAAGTGGGAAGAACTACCAGCCGTACTGCAGCGGTTAGTTCAGGTTCGGAAACTCCAAATTGTTGGAATTCCGCTGCAGAAGGCATGGTATAGTTGGGACTGGTACAGATTACCTGTAACAGTAGTAGAAGCCGAGATTGCTCATAAGTTAAACCTATTAGAAACTCAATTGAACCAAGAGGTCGCAAATTTCGGGCAATTGGTTCACGATTTTCCGAGAAAGCATGGCGATAGACTACCTACATTATCGAAATTTCTAGGGCTTGATCCAGATTCCTCGCAATTGGAAGTTTTATGTGAGGTTGAAAAGTGGGACCTGGTTTCCCAGGCCCCCACACCATCTAGAACAATACGCTACTGGCCGTCATTATTATTGCTATTAGTTGGAGGACCTTCAGCAATTCTCAACATTTGGAATTCGAGATATGAGATAGCAAATTTTCTCAAGAGAAACTTGTTTGACTTTACTAGAAATTTGATCACTAATTGGATTGTTGAGCCAATACAAAAGATCTGGTCTACGGTACGTCATGACCcaaattcttcaattgcTCTAATGTCTCAGGGCACTCTAGACGCTGAAGTGGGTTCACTGCAGCGTATGATTGTGGACTTTGTTCGAGAACACGAGTCTGCTAATACCATGGATACAGAAAGCTTACTAAAAGAAGTAGAAATCGGTAATCTCACCAGATTCTTGGAAATATACGAGGCACAAATTCGGAAACCAGTTCGGAACATTGTTAAGGGAGATCTAATAAGATCATTGTTGATCCAAATTCAAAAAGGTAAAGTCGATAGCTCCATTGCGATACACGGTATAGATCAGTTGTTAAAATCTCAACAGCTTGTGTTTGGAATAGTCTCTTTGTCACCAGCATTACTTTTGTTTGCAGCAAGTTGGGTATCGCTAGATAAACTGATCAGATACCGCACTATTTTCTCCAAACAGTCTTATTATAGAGAAAGAGTCTCCATGTCACTAAACAATGTCGAACGACTGCTGAACTATTCCTCTAACATACCAGAAGAAACCGTTTACTATAATATAGGTTTGCTAACACTAGAGATGGCCATAGTAAGACAGATGGGCAGCAAGTTCTTACCACAAGGTAGAATGACAACATGGTACCGTGATATTGATGACTTAGTCAATGCTCGTTCCTTAGATAGACAAGGAAAACTAAATGTAATCAACAGGATTTACCACATCTACGGCAGGTATCTCTGA
- the LSB1 gene encoding Lsb1p (Syntenic homolog of Ashbya gossypii AFR320W; Syntenic homolog of Saccharomyces cerevisiae YGR136W (LSB1) and YPR154W (PIN3)) — translation MSSTLINRSLTNIKTELEFLTESGVISQKQYKEILEKLPDPNARNPPPLPRASSSEYVIALYAFQAQQEGDLTFNAGDKIEVLEKLTPEWYKGRHNGNVGMFPSNYVKPAFSSPAPPAKEESLPPPEYKPTSIVPTNHPAPTYGQSPLPPSAAGYYQHPPQGQYQPPAQYPPPGQYQQPPIQYAQPAPVQPVVQQGQSGGGSSTLKNIGTQLGTAAIFGAGATIGSDIVHSIF, via the coding sequence ATGTCATCAACTCTCATCAACCGTTCCTTAACTAATATCAAGACTGAACTTGAATTCCTAACTGAGTCCGGAGTTATTTCGCAAAAACAATATAAGGAGATTCTAGAAAAGCTACCCGATCCAAATGCAAGGAATCCTCCTCCTTTGCCACGAGCTTCTTCAAGCGAATATGTGATTGCACTGTATGCTTTTCAAGCTCAACAGGAAGGTGATTTGACCTTCAATGCTGGAGACAAAATCGAGGTTTTGGAAAAGCTTACACCCGAATGGTACAAGGGGAGACACAATGGTAATGTTGGGATGTTTCCATCAAATTATGTCAAGCCAGCTTTTTCCAGTCCTGCTCCACCTGCAAAGGAGGAGTCGCTTCCTCCTCCAGAATACAAACCTACCTCTATAGTTCCTACTAATCATCCTGCCCCAACTTATGGTCAATCTCCACTTCCTCCTTCCGCAGCAGGATACTATCAACATCCTCCACAAGGCCAGTATCAACCACCTGCGCAATATCCGCCACCAGGTCAATACCAGCAACCTCCAATTCAATATGCACAACCTGCACCAGTACAGCCTGTTGTTCAACAAGGCCAGAGTGGTGGCGGTTCTTCAACGTTGAAAAATATTGGTACACAGCTAGGGACAGCAGCCATTTTTGGTGCCGGTGCAACCATTGGTTCAGATATTGTACACAGTATCTTTTAA
- the MAY24 gene encoding May24p (Syntenic homolog of Ashbya gossypii AFR319W; Syntenic homolog of Saccharomyces cerevisiae YPR153W; 1-intron in Ashbya gossypii), which yields MSAFRSMFVTSSNAPLGYVTPDFPSLHFTNRNGVTPNIFLYNLKDIWKFTVYWTLILFGIVYLIAGLVASFTHRRKAGGVWIWPVYLILGATHAVTVGSITGLIISSIYRAGLFSMSTWIPFCCAIAHALYILCSAISYPSLII from the exons ATGTCCGCGTTCCGATCTATGTTCGTCACGTCATCTAATGCCCCCTTAGGTTATGTTACTCCCGATTTTCCATCTCTACATTTCACAAACAGAAATGGAGTAACTCCCAATATATTCCTATATAACTTGAAGGATATCTGGAAGTTTACTGTGTACTGGACGCTGATACTATTTGGAATAGTATATTTGATTGCTGGGCTAGTTGCATCTTTTACACACCGAAGAAAAGCTGGTGGCGTCTGGATCTGGCCGGTTTATTTGATTCTAGGAGCAACACATGCAGTAACTGTAGGTTCAATCACCGGGCTAAT AATAAGCTCCATCTACCGAGCAGGATTATTCTCCATGTCCACTTGGATCCCATTCTGCTGCGCCATTGCTCATGCGCTATACATTCTATGCTCTGCTATATCCTATCCATCACTCATAATATGA